A stretch of the Nitratifractor salsuginis DSM 16511 genome encodes the following:
- the purL gene encoding phosphoribosylformylglycinamidine synthase subunit PurL — MSSTQALEKIDEVLAAHKLSREDYEHIKQILGREPNLVEIGIFSAMWSEHCSYKSSKKYLNGFPTKAPWVIQGPGENAGVIDIGGGMAAVFKMESHNHPSYIEPFQGAATGVGGILRDIFTMGARPVANLNSLRFGDIDGEGETERYQRHLVRGVVEGIGSYGNCMGVPTIGGEMSFESCYNGNILVNAFSLGLAKADEIFYGKAEGVGNPVIYVGSKTGRDGLGGAVMSSDSFTEESKKLRPTVQVGDPFTEKLLLEACLELFKTDYVIGIQDMGAAGLTSSSFEMAGRSGSGMIMHLDKVPAREEGMTPYEFMLSESQERMLICARKGTEEKIMEIFEKWDLDCAVIGEVTDTGRMELFWHGEKVADVPVDPVSEEAPILDRPTKRPAYLDEIAGVTIDDFDRVENQEAFEKLVASEEVVDKAWVYEQYDSMVQTNTEKHPGSLDASVIRVKETGVALAMSSDCNPRYCYIDPFKGAALAVLESGRNVAMSGARPLAITDCLNFGNPENPEVMWQFAQACEGIKEACSEMETPVVSGNVSLYNETNGVSVFPTPAIAMVGVNDSEYRVLPSHFQQEGNTLVLVGETKGEFGGSLYMKEVCGAIAGSLADIDYAAEARLWQLVAQANKEELLSAAKDVNVGGLAIALAKMAARSGKGADVKIDFPDSRWIFDETQSRAILEVAPDKLQELGRLAMDLGLKVQPIGTVGGEELKVNDVVMPLDKLKEVYFGEFKKVIEQDL; from the coding sequence ATGAGCAGCACCCAAGCCCTGGAAAAGATCGATGAGGTTCTTGCCGCCCACAAGCTGAGCCGGGAAGATTACGAGCATATCAAACAGATCCTCGGACGTGAGCCCAATCTGGTGGAGATCGGGATCTTCAGCGCTATGTGGTCGGAGCACTGCTCCTACAAATCTTCCAAAAAGTATCTCAACGGTTTCCCCACCAAAGCCCCCTGGGTGATCCAGGGGCCGGGTGAGAATGCGGGAGTCATCGATATCGGCGGCGGGATGGCGGCGGTCTTCAAGATGGAGAGCCACAACCACCCCAGCTATATCGAGCCTTTTCAGGGGGCTGCGACCGGAGTCGGCGGAATCCTGCGTGATATCTTTACGATGGGAGCCCGCCCCGTGGCCAATCTCAACTCCCTGCGCTTCGGCGATATCGACGGCGAAGGGGAGACCGAGCGCTACCAGCGCCATCTGGTTCGTGGAGTCGTCGAGGGAATCGGCAGCTATGGCAACTGTATGGGGGTCCCCACCATCGGCGGCGAAATGAGCTTCGAAAGCTGCTACAACGGCAACATCCTGGTCAACGCCTTCAGCCTGGGGCTGGCCAAAGCCGACGAGATCTTCTACGGCAAAGCCGAAGGAGTGGGCAACCCGGTCATCTATGTGGGCTCCAAAACGGGCCGCGACGGCCTGGGCGGGGCGGTGATGAGCTCGGACAGTTTCACCGAAGAGTCCAAAAAGCTGCGCCCCACGGTCCAGGTGGGCGACCCCTTTACCGAGAAGCTCCTGCTCGAGGCGTGCCTGGAGCTCTTCAAGACCGATTACGTCATCGGGATTCAGGATATGGGGGCAGCAGGGCTCACCTCCAGCTCCTTCGAGATGGCGGGGCGAAGCGGCAGCGGGATGATCATGCATCTGGACAAGGTCCCCGCCCGAGAAGAGGGAATGACTCCCTACGAGTTTATGCTCAGCGAATCCCAGGAGCGGATGCTCATCTGTGCCCGCAAAGGGACCGAGGAGAAGATCATGGAGATCTTCGAGAAGTGGGATCTCGACTGCGCCGTGATCGGGGAAGTGACCGATACGGGACGGATGGAGCTCTTCTGGCACGGCGAAAAGGTAGCCGATGTCCCGGTGGACCCCGTCAGTGAAGAGGCGCCGATCCTCGACCGCCCCACCAAGCGCCCCGCCTACCTGGACGAGATCGCCGGAGTTACGATTGACGATTTCGACCGGGTGGAAAACCAGGAAGCTTTCGAGAAGCTCGTCGCCAGCGAAGAGGTGGTGGACAAGGCATGGGTCTACGAGCAGTATGACTCGATGGTCCAGACCAATACCGAGAAGCACCCCGGCAGCCTGGACGCCAGCGTGATCCGGGTCAAAGAGACCGGCGTCGCCCTGGCGATGAGCAGTGACTGCAACCCCCGTTACTGCTATATCGACCCCTTCAAAGGGGCAGCCTTGGCGGTCTTGGAGAGTGGGCGCAACGTCGCGATGAGCGGCGCCAGGCCTCTGGCGATCACCGACTGCCTCAACTTCGGCAACCCCGAGAACCCCGAAGTGATGTGGCAGTTCGCCCAGGCGTGCGAAGGGATCAAAGAGGCGTGCAGCGAGATGGAGACCCCCGTCGTCAGCGGCAACGTCTCTCTCTACAACGAGACCAACGGTGTGAGTGTCTTCCCCACCCCCGCCATCGCGATGGTTGGCGTCAACGACAGCGAATACCGGGTCCTGCCGAGCCATTTCCAGCAGGAGGGCAATACCCTGGTGCTGGTGGGCGAGACCAAAGGGGAATTCGGCGGATCGCTCTATATGAAAGAGGTCTGCGGAGCCATCGCCGGCAGCCTGGCTGATATCGACTACGCCGCTGAAGCGCGGCTCTGGCAGCTGGTGGCCCAGGCCAATAAAGAAGAGCTCCTCAGCGCCGCCAAAGATGTCAACGTCGGCGGCCTGGCGATCGCTCTGGCCAAGATGGCGGCCCGCAGCGGCAAGGGAGCCGATGTGAAGATCGATTTCCCCGACAGCCGCTGGATCTTCGACGAGACCCAGAGCCGGGCGATCCTCGAAGTGGCTCCCGACAAACTTCAGGAGCTCGGTCGTCTGGCGATGGACCTGGGGCTCAAAGTCCAACCCATCGGTACCGTCGGCGGTGAAGAACTGAAGGTCAACGATGTGGTAATGCCTCTGGATAAGCTCAAAGAGGTCTATTTCGGAGAATTCAAGAAAGTGATCGAACAGGATCTTTAA
- a CDS encoding helix-turn-helix domain-containing protein, with the protein MGRSSVVPCRSMAVEQIRHGLELTQKLQIASILWGEPHTGKRTLVYELFPELPTISGRDEKGLLATLEREQALIITEFEAVHRPSELDFQNKRIIAIADQSIEAALLDEKFAFIYRMPPLRERPEDLEVLTRHFAEEARRDLMLSEAIAPREAYLDLTENLRSLRASIYRDMLLQSLDAEELERALEHHFDTNLEGNNAYRENLGLLERPLLRAGLRKYGSQLKLAEALGINRNTLRKKLHEHRID; encoded by the coding sequence ATGGGTCGATCGTCCGTAGTTCCGTGCCGGAGTATGGCGGTGGAACAGATAAGGCACGGTTTGGAGTTGACGCAAAAGCTCCAGATCGCATCCATCCTCTGGGGGGAGCCCCATACCGGCAAGCGCACCCTGGTCTATGAGCTTTTCCCCGAGCTTCCCACCATATCGGGCCGTGACGAAAAGGGGCTCCTCGCGACACTGGAGCGGGAGCAGGCACTCATCATCACCGAGTTCGAAGCGGTCCACCGCCCCTCGGAGCTCGATTTCCAAAACAAGCGGATCATCGCCATCGCCGATCAAAGCATCGAAGCGGCTCTTCTGGATGAGAAGTTCGCCTTCATCTACCGTATGCCCCCGCTCCGTGAGCGGCCGGAGGATCTGGAGGTGCTTACGCGCCACTTCGCCGAAGAGGCCCGCCGGGATCTGATGCTCTCCGAAGCGATCGCCCCCCGGGAAGCCTATCTCGACCTTACCGAGAACCTCCGATCTCTACGGGCCTCGATCTACCGAGATATGCTCCTGCAATCCCTGGATGCCGAGGAGCTGGAGCGGGCTCTGGAACACCATTTCGACACAAACCTGGAGGGCAACAATGCCTATCGGGAGAATCTCGGACTCCTAGAGCGGCCTCTGCTTCGCGCCGGATTGAGGAAATACGGCTCCCAGCTCAAACTCGCCGAGGCCCTGGGGATCAATCGGAACACTTTGAGAAAGAAACTGCATGAGCATCGAATCGATTGA